gagacGCGGGGTGTcccagcaggttttgcatcttttctgatttTCGAGGAACCTGGGGAAATTGGTGGGGAGAATGGCCCAAACCAAGCATTGTTGAAGGGAATGGCTTTTTGCAGAtggcagagaggaggggaagatgttcttcaGCTAGTTGGAGATGGTGGACCTGTTTGAGGATGATGCCTTGGATGGTGGGAGTGGTGTGATGTTAAGGGAGGACAAGGGGGACTGTCTTTATTGCGtttggaggcgggggggggggttagagCAGTGGAATGGGCAATGGAGGGCTGTCTGTATGATGGGGAGAGGAAAAACAAATTGTTccaaataggtggacatctgggatgctcgcCAATGGAATGTCTTATCATCCGAGCAgatgaggcagaggaattgggagaacggGATGGGTGGGTGGAGGTTGAGTCCACGTCgttgtgagaatctgtgtgtttATCGTAAAAGTCCCTCTGGAGACAGGTGACAGGTGAGGTCcagaagggagagggaggtgtccgagatagaCCGAGGGAATTTGCAGGGTGGGGTGGAAGCTGTGGGTGAAGCCGATGAACTGTTCCAGTTCAGCCTGTGGTGCGGGATGCTGCACTGATGCACTCATTGATGTAACGACGGAGGAGTTGAGTCACAGTGCCTGTTCGACATCGAGGCAGGCGTAGCTCAGGCCCATCTgggtgcccatggccacccccTGGATTTGGAGGGAATGGGAGGAGTTATTAAGGGTGCGGACGATTCGGCGAGGCAgtggagggggactggatgggtGTGTTGGAGtggaagaagcagagggcctgGAGGCCATCCTTGTGGGGTCGGGCTGTGTATAAGGACTGCACATCCATAGTGAAGAGAAAGtactgggggttggggggggaactgGGAGTTACCACTGGGTTGTACCCTTGACCTGTCTTCACCAATTCACCACCCAATCCCCACCACATCCTTCACCTGCAGCTCCCCCTTCAccaacccccagtcctgaagaagggttaatacccaaaatgtAGCCTTGCCCACCTCCCTGATgcttcctggcttgctgtgttctcctcgcctgccttggattccagcatctgcagtgttcttTTTCTGTCTCTTCCTTTAACATGACCCACGGTCCAGTGTTTCTGCCACCGGACACTAAAACATATCTGCTCAGGGTCCCTGCAATTTCTTGCCCAACTTCCCACAGCACCCCCACTCGATCAGGTCTCGGAGACTTTTTCGAAAACCTCCGGCACCTCCTCTTCCGTAAAGTGAACtgctttcaaaacatcaatacgTATTTCCCCCGGCGTTGTCCAGCCGGTCATTCCCAGATGCACCGTGACTCTAATTGGACGTGATAACCTTTGATGAAACCCTTGGTTAAATGCCTTCTGATTATCCAAGGGGAGCACGTCATGATCAGCTCCCCTTTGTCCACAGCACACAAAGACCTCCTCAAAGACCTCCAACGGACTCAATCAAGCATGACTTCGCTTTCACAAGAACCATGTCGCCTGCCTGATCACATTCTGATTTCCTGCTCAGAATAGGGAGTAGCACTTGCCACACGATGGACactgagcccactgcttttctgacccctttctgCTCTTGAACAGCGGAGTCACATTGACTGTTTTCCACTCTGGTGGGACCTTGCCAGAACCTAGTCCTGAAGACGCAGCTGTTCTCGATACAGGTCGAAAGAGCCAGCCACTCATGTTTTTTCCACAAGCGTTCTTTCCCCGCGAGACACATTCACTCATCTCAGCTGTCTGCACCTCCGTTTATTCGCTTATACGTCCAAGTATGAGCGAATAAGTCATGGCATTCACGCACTCAGCAACACCTCATTTGCAGCTCTCCAGTCATAGACTCTGAGGGAATGAGGTGGAGGTCCAGTTCCGGACAACAGGAATGCCAGCTGGTCTGAGAATCACGGGTCCAGGCCCCACACGTTGGCTCGTGTTGATGGCACGTCTTGGGGGCAGTTGCAGAGGTCTGGGTTCAGGCCCTCCAGGTCAAGACCACGCAAGGTTAAGCCTGGGAATCTTCCGAGCATTACCCCACGGGTAATGTGGGAATCAgaaataaacttttttttaaaaaagggggcCTGTTCCCTGCTGGGTAACACAGGCATTCTGTCATGAATGGAGGAAAAAATCTATTTTAAGGCACATAATGGCGATTTTGAAGATAGATTAAATCATCACACGAACTGGACTTTGCTGGAGCCCTCGCAAAGTTTCTCAGAGGTCAACATCAGTCAGTCAATGCTCCTGTATCTCCTCATGAGACTGGAATACGAAGTATTGTGTTTTGAGCTGGGAAAGAAGCCATGACAGAAAACCCAGTGCACTGATGGCAGCAACCTTAAGAGACCATGTGTAAATCGCTTACCCCCTGCCATGGCCAAACTGACTCAATGGTAACTCACTTCCAGGAGTGAGTCACACGCCCCAATACTGAACCCAATTTTCAGCTCCAGCTACAGACAGTACTCAATTTCTGAATGCACAACTTCGGCACAAGATCCTGTTTTAAAATCAAAGAGCTCACGTGAATGTTCATTCATATTTACAACCAGCCATTTTATATTCTATGGTGTTCCGACTAGTCTACATATGGACTCAGGAGTGGGACCATTGCATAACCTGTGCCTCTAttgggtgtagtggacagcgaagagggttacctcagattacaacaggatctggaccagatgggccaatgggctgagaagtggcagatggagtttaattcagataaatgcgaggtgctgcattttgggaaagcaaatcttagcaggacttatgcacttaatggtaaggccctagggagtgttgctgaacaaagagaccttggagtgcaggttcatagctccttgaaagtggagtcgcaggtcgataggatagtgaagaaggcgtttggtatgctttcctttattggtcagagtattgagtacaggagttgggaggtcatgttacggctgtacaggacattggttaggccactgttggaatagtgcgtgcaattctggtctccttcctatcggaaagatgttgtgaaacttgaaagggttcagaaaagatttacaaggatgttgccaaggttggaggatttgagctttcaggagaggctgaacaggctggggctgttttccctggagcgtcggaggctgaggggtgaccttatagaggtttataaaattatgaggagcatgggtagggtaagcagacaaagtcttttccctggggtgggggagtccagatctagagggcatagggttaaggtgagaggggaaagatataaaagagacctaaggggcaactttttcacacagagggtggtacgtgtatggaatgagctgccagaggatgtggtggaggctggtacaattacaacatttaagaggcatttggatgggtatatgaataggaagggtttggggggatatgggccgggtgctggcaggagggactagattgggttgggatatctggtcagcgtgggcgggttggaccgaagggtctgtgcgGTACATTTCTCTGACTACCTCTATATAACCGCTGCTCGACACCACCTTTACTGACAAATCTGGCTCCAACAGAAAATCCTCTGGCATGTGAATGAGAAAGACAGCTGCCAACCCTCTCTGCAAGTTGAAAACAAAAGTCCTCCTTCTGTCGACACAGTGAAGCACAAGTCACATTTCAGTCTAAAAGACTTTCAAAAGGATGTCTAAAGAGAAGAAATTGCCTCCGACTCTGAATACTACTTTGCAATTCCAGGCTGCCATCTCCACTTTTGAGTCCCTCACGtagtggaacagagagataggGTTCGGCCGTTCAGCCTGTCCAGCTGATTTAACACATGAATGCCCAGGCCATGGTCATCTGGGGTTCCTCGGCTGAATCTTTAAGCTTGAACTGACCGACTGAACTTCACCAGAACTATGGGGAGCGGGACAAATTCATCTGGTGGTTTTAGTCGTTGACaggaaagaaaggagaaaattgaaGAACAATCTGCTTCTGGTCAGGAAGGGAGGGACTTGACTCAAATCTGTCCACAACAAACCACCACTTAACTCGCCAACTCCACGCCAGCCTTGCAGCTTTTcagtcacacacgcacacactcactcatttgCTCTGGCAATGCATTCACTCAACTCGGTTTGCTGCCAATCGAAAGGTGATGctgacatccctgtcaccaaatactcgggggggggtggggctgtcTCTGCTCTCATCTCGGTCTTTTCACTCAAAGGGAGTATTCCTGTCCAGAGCTGCCTGACACAAATGAAAGTGGTCGCAACGCCTCCGTTTCCCACCAGATTTTAATTCAAGAACGGCACAACGGAAGCGAAGGACAATCTCTCCAGCAGCTGAATTTTCAAATCGTCGTTGTCGATTCGGCGCCAGCTGTACTTCGCGCTGCTGACGTCGGGCGGGGACTGGCTGGAGGTGCCCTCCAGGGGGGCGACGGTGACCAGGACGTTGAAGCAGACCCCGTCGGCCTTCCCGGGGACTGCCCCGGTGTGCTGCAGGCTCAGGATGCCGTGCGTTTTCACCCGGAGCTGCGCCTCCCCCAGGCACTCCCGGCTCAGTCGGTAAATGGCCACCTCGACGCTGCACGAGAGCTCGGCGGAGGACGAGCCGCACGCCGTCACCGGGAAGTGGGGCCACCCCTGGTTGCTGGCCAGCAGCCAGAGGTCGTTGCTCTTGTTGAGAAAGGCCGCCAACACCCTGTGACAGACGAGCGAGCAGGGCATCTCAATGGGAACAGTCACTGGGTGCGACGCCTTCTCCTTGTACTTCACGGCAATGGAGATGAGATTCAAGATGTCCCTGGCTCGGAGTGGAAGGGGCGACACTCGGTCCCACCACTTCGCCTGCAAGGACTCGGCATCGCTCTCTGACGTGCTCTTCAGGGTTCCTCCTGCAAACACAACCGCGTCAGGAATTTCACACTCAGGCACCACAATTGCGCCCCATTCCGTTGGACAGTGGGAAACCCTCATTGCAAATGACGCTCAACTCAACGATGAAATATGAAAACCATCCATCTTTCCAGGCACAGAGCCCAAGGCGCTCTGCGCAGACATGGGATAATGAGGGAAAAGGTGGGACCGCCCAAGGTTAAAGGCGGGAACTTGTGCGTGGGGAGGCAGAGGACGTGGGTGTGGCCCCAAATGTTTGAGAGTTTCGTGTGGAGCAAGCTGAGATCAGGAAAGCAGTGGTGTTGGGTCTCTTGAAATAATGAAGGaaaagtccccagggcctgatggtataCTTAGTCCCCCAGGTTACTgacagaggcaagagaggagattgctgggaaCTTGACCgagatctttgtgtcctcacgaGCCACTGGtgagtagctaatgttgttcctctgttcgaGAGGGAACTCGGGACAATCCGGGAAACTACAAACCAGAGATTCTCAGATCGGTCGTTGGCAAGCTTTTGGAGAGAACTCTTAGGGATAGGACTTGTACACGTTTGGTAAAGCATGGCCTAATTCAGGAcattcagcatggctttgtgcagggcaggtTATGTCTTCCCAACATGATTGAATTTTCTTGAGGAGGTGACGAAGGTGTTGTTTACATGGATTATATTGAGGCTTTTGACGAGCTCATCCCGAAGATTAAGGtgcatgggatccacagtgatGTGGCCACGTGGATTCTGAACTGGCTTGCCCCAGCGGGTAGTGACGGAAGAGTGTTTAACAGACTGGAGGtccgtgaccagtggtgctctgtATTGGGAACCATCAATGACTTGGTTGAAAATGCAGATGGGTGTCAGTTTGCAGAGGACATAAAGATTGGTGAGGTTGGGGATGGTGGAGAAGGTTGTCAGATACAGggagagaaatggcaggtggagatTAATGTGGGTAAGTCGAAGGTATTTcaaattagattagactagattccatacagtatggaaacagaccctttggcccaacacgtccacactgaccctccaaagaataacccaccccagacccatttccctctgaccaatgcaccgaacactacgggcaatttagcacggccgatttgcctgacctgcacatcattggactgtgggaggaaatcagagcacccggagggaacccacgcagacacggggagaatgtacaaactccacacagtcagtcgccccaAGGTACgagtcgaacccaggtccctggcgctgcgaggcagcagtgctaaccactgagccatcgtgacACCCAACGTGGCAGAGTGGGTGGATGAGGTTTAGTGAAGTGTGAGGTCACACATTTTGATCAGAAGGACTCTGAAAGGTGTACGGCATGTGTGCCTTTGCTGGTCAGCAAACTGAGTGTAAGAGTACATCTCGCTGCTTTCGAAGACTTCAGTTCGGCCACACCTTAAGAATtgaattcaattctggtcaccacacgacTGGAAGGCTGCCATGACTCTGTGACAGAGGGTGCTTTGGGGAGGGCACGGAAGTGGtttaccaggacgctgcctggactagagggtctgagctagaaggagaggctggaaaaactcaggctgttttctctgaagcggaggaggctgaggggagacttgagaGAAGTTTCGAAGATGACCAGATGCATTGATCGAGTTGACAGTTAGAATAGTTTATctggagttgaaatgtctaatctTTGGGCGAATGCGTCTAAGGTGAGGGAAGGAAgaattcaaaggagatgtgaggggcttgttttgtttttacacagagagtgggaggcgtGAGGAACgtgctgccagggatgggagtgGAGGCGAGTCGGGGTGTTTCAGGGACttttggatggggacatgaatatgCAAAAGCtgaagggatgtgggccaagggTGGACAGAAGGTTAAGCAGAGTTGAATCTGCTGTCATGTTCGgcacatcgtgggctgaagggcccgttcctgtACCATGTGAATCATCGGTGCAAATATTGTGACATTGCAACCAGAGAACCCAACAATGTGGCGATCGCTGCTGACTGGAACCGTGTCCAACATTATCCACAACACAAAGACTCTGGGACTCGCCCATCTGTACACATCAGTGATTTCCTGCTGATCTCCCTCAAAGAAAAGACTCGGTGACTCCAGCGTGGCATTGTCCCAGTCTGAAAACCCATCTGCGTTGATGTAAATCCTGAGGTTGGGAGTTACACTGTGAGACACTCAGCACACATCTGTCAGGACACCTCCAGCACCTCAGCACTGCTCAGAATCACAGATCGGATATGGCAT
Above is a window of Chiloscyllium punctatum isolate Juve2018m unplaced genomic scaffold, sChiPun1.3 scaffold_891, whole genome shotgun sequence DNA encoding:
- the nudt18 gene encoding 8-oxo-dGDP phosphatase NUDT18 isoform X2; translated protein: MDSLEAQLELLLKGEGIEVQGYDSPLEDVVPVTVRKTVCYIVAAVILNEQEVVMMQEAKPDCYGKWYLPAGRIEQNETIVQAVKREVLEETGLECEPSTLLSVEERGPRWIRFVFMARVTGGTLKSTSESDAESLQAKWWDRVSPLPLRARDILNLISIAVKYKEKASHPVTVPIEMPCSLVCHRVLAAFLNKSNDLWLLASNQGWPHFPVTACGSSSAELSCSVEVAIYRLSRECLGEAQLRVKTHGILSLQHTGAVPGKADGVCFNVLVTVAPLEGTSSQSPPDVSSAKYSWRRIDNDDLKIQLLERLSFASVVPFLN
- the nudt18 gene encoding 8-oxo-dGDP phosphatase NUDT18 isoform X1, which produces MDSLEAQLELLLKGEGIEVQGYDSPLEDVVPVTVRKTVCYIVAAVILNEQKEVVMMQEAKPDCYGKWYLPAGRIEQNETIVQAVKREVLEETGLECEPSTLLSVEERGPRWIRFVFMARVTGGTLKSTSESDAESLQAKWWDRVSPLPLRARDILNLISIAVKYKEKASHPVTVPIEMPCSLVCHRVLAAFLNKSNDLWLLASNQGWPHFPVTACGSSSAELSCSVEVAIYRLSRECLGEAQLRVKTHGILSLQHTGAVPGKADGVCFNVLVTVAPLEGTSSQSPPDVSSAKYSWRRIDNDDLKIQLLERLSFASVVPFLN